From one Rhizobium rosettiformans genomic stretch:
- a CDS encoding NAD(P)/FAD-dependent oxidoreductase — translation MTWQSPIAPGISWYQASVGERPEYPALDGSVSADVAIIGGGFTGLQAAFNLARLGVSVVLIEGSRFGDGASGRNGGQLGTGQRAWPGELEAELGFERSKALFDMAENAKHYLLDFAEQHGIDIEYMPGQLNVAHKRGWESDYRHDAEVMAVRYGYPHISFMDREETHERVGSTRYHYGVRDTGTGHIHPLKLLVGLARVAHQAGARIHEMTPATAIRQEGGKTVIDTARGTITAERLLIATNAYIGNLEPVTASHVMPIRSFIGATEPLSKFPQVLKGSEAVADSRFVVRYFRKSRDGRLLFGGREAYTADSPRDISTHIRRQIAEIYPDLKNIEITHGWGGSVGITLPRKPFARDVMPGVTSLAGYSGHGVMLSNYCGKMYADMVAGNARELDVLKDLKIPPFPGGASLRKPLLFLALTWYALRDRF, via the coding sequence ATGACATGGCAAAGCCCGATCGCGCCGGGGATCTCCTGGTATCAGGCAAGTGTGGGCGAGCGGCCGGAATATCCGGCCCTCGATGGCTCTGTCTCCGCTGACGTCGCCATCATCGGTGGCGGCTTCACAGGTCTGCAGGCGGCCTTCAATCTCGCACGCCTGGGCGTCTCGGTCGTACTGATCGAAGGCAGCCGCTTCGGGGACGGCGCTTCGGGGCGCAATGGCGGGCAGCTCGGCACCGGCCAAAGGGCCTGGCCTGGCGAGTTGGAAGCCGAGCTCGGTTTCGAACGGTCGAAGGCGCTCTTCGACATGGCGGAAAACGCCAAGCACTACCTGCTGGACTTCGCCGAGCAGCACGGCATCGATATCGAATACATGCCCGGCCAGTTGAACGTAGCGCACAAGCGCGGCTGGGAATCGGACTATCGGCACGATGCCGAGGTCATGGCGGTGCGTTACGGCTATCCGCATATCTCCTTCATGGACCGGGAAGAGACGCATGAGCGTGTCGGTTCGACGCGGTATCATTACGGGGTGCGCGATACCGGCACGGGTCATATCCATCCGCTGAAGCTGCTGGTCGGCCTCGCACGCGTGGCCCACCAGGCCGGCGCCAGGATACACGAAATGACGCCGGCGACCGCCATTCGCCAGGAAGGCGGCAAGACCGTGATCGACACGGCGCGCGGCACCATCACCGCCGAACGGCTGCTGATCGCGACCAATGCCTATATCGGCAATCTGGAACCGGTAACGGCATCGCATGTGATGCCGATCCGCTCCTTCATCGGAGCGACGGAACCGCTGAGCAAATTCCCGCAGGTACTCAAGGGCTCCGAGGCCGTGGCCGACAGTCGCTTCGTGGTGCGCTACTTCCGCAAGAGCCGCGACGGACGGCTGCTGTTCGGCGGGCGCGAGGCCTATACCGCCGACAGCCCCCGCGATATCTCGACCCATATCCGCCGGCAGATCGCCGAGATCTATCCCGATCTCAAGAACATCGAGATCACCCATGGCTGGGGTGGCTCGGTCGGCATTACCCTGCCGCGCAAACCTTTTGCCCGGGACGTGATGCCCGGCGTGACATCGCTCGCCGGCTATTCCGGGCATGGCGTGATGCTGTCGAACTACTGCGGCAAGATGTATGCCGACATGGTGGCCGGC
- a CDS encoding glutamine synthetase family protein: MPAKKSMMRSHSAPSKKAVIPPDPGSKRGVSNWKEAATWLRARGIEDIECITPDLAGVPRGKMMPSSKFTSNTSLALPSALYRHTISGEYPDETANFRYEPRDSDLKLLPDLSTLSVVPWETDPTAQVICDIVNVDGENVSYTPRNVLKNVLRLYDEKGWKPVVAPEIEFYLVAMNDDPDYPLHPPKGRSGRSIIGGQGYSIAAINEFDELIDDIYHFSEKQGLEIDTLIHEEGPAQLEINLRHGNPIELADQVFMFKRTIREAALKHGIYATFMAKPMQGQPGSAMHIHQSVVDAKTGKNIFSNPDGSASPEFFHFIGGMQKYVPSSLVMLAPYVNSYRRLTPDMAAPVNNAWGYDNRTTAFRVPVSDSAARRVENRLPSSDANPYLALAASLACGYLGIVKEIEPTAAAEGSANEGSVDLPRGLLEAVALLEGETDFHEVFGSEFVGLYAGVKRGEFETFMQVISPWEREFLLLNV, translated from the coding sequence ATGCCCGCGAAGAAATCCATGATGAGATCCCACAGTGCTCCCTCCAAGAAGGCGGTGATCCCGCCGGATCCCGGATCCAAGCGCGGCGTCTCGAACTGGAAGGAAGCGGCCACCTGGCTGAGAGCCCGCGGCATCGAGGATATCGAATGCATCACGCCTGACTTAGCCGGCGTTCCGCGCGGCAAGATGATGCCGTCGTCGAAATTCACCTCGAACACGTCGCTGGCGCTCCCCTCGGCGCTCTATCGCCATACGATCTCCGGCGAATATCCTGACGAAACGGCGAATTTTCGCTACGAGCCGCGCGACAGCGATCTGAAGCTCTTGCCGGATCTTTCGACGCTTTCAGTCGTGCCGTGGGAAACGGATCCGACCGCACAGGTGATCTGCGACATCGTCAATGTGGACGGGGAGAACGTCTCCTACACGCCGCGCAATGTCTTGAAGAACGTGCTGCGCCTTTACGACGAAAAGGGCTGGAAGCCGGTGGTTGCGCCGGAAATCGAGTTCTATCTCGTCGCGATGAACGACGACCCGGACTATCCGCTGCATCCGCCGAAGGGGCGCTCCGGTCGTTCGATCATCGGCGGCCAGGGCTATTCGATCGCCGCGATCAACGAGTTCGACGAGTTGATCGACGACATCTATCACTTCTCGGAGAAGCAGGGGCTGGAGATCGACACCCTGATCCACGAGGAGGGTCCGGCACAGCTGGAAATCAACCTGCGCCACGGCAATCCGATCGAGCTTGCTGATCAGGTCTTCATGTTCAAGCGCACGATCCGCGAAGCGGCGCTCAAGCATGGGATCTATGCGACCTTCATGGCAAAGCCCATGCAGGGCCAGCCGGGATCGGCGATGCATATCCACCAGTCGGTGGTCGACGCCAAGACAGGCAAGAACATCTTCTCCAACCCCGACGGCTCGGCCTCGCCGGAATTCTTCCACTTCATCGGTGGCATGCAGAAATATGTGCCGAGCTCGCTGGTGATGCTGGCGCCTTACGTGAATTCCTACCGTCGCCTGACGCCGGATATGGCCGCGCCCGTCAACAATGCCTGGGGTTACGACAACCGCACGACGGCCTTCCGCGTGCCGGTTTCGGATTCCGCGGCACGGCGCGTCGAGAACCGCCTGCCGAGTTCGGACGCCAATCCGTATCTGGCGCTCGCGGCGTCGCTTGCCTGCGGCTATCTCGGCATCGTCAAGGAAATCGAGCCGACGGCGGCGGCAGAAGGTTCGGCCAATGAAGGCTCCGTCGACCTGCCGCGCGGCCTCCTGGAAGCCGTGGCCCTGCTCGAGGGTGAAACCGACTTCCACGAGGTCTTCGGTTCAGAGTTTGTCGGCCTCTATGCCGGTGTGAAGCGCGGCGAGTTCGAGACCTTCATGCAGGTGATCAGCCCGTGGGAACGCGAATTCCTCCTGCTCAACGTATGA
- a CDS encoding NAD(P)/FAD-dependent oxidoreductase, with protein MASNYDVAIIGAGAAGMMAAFTAGQRGKSVIVLDHAKAPGEKIRISGGGRCNFTNLHAGPKNYISENPHFAKSALARYTPYDFIAMVDRHKIAWHEKTLGQLFCDDSAKDIIRMLLEEMRAVHVDLKLSCEISEVEKGPDGFRLSTSEGPIRAASLVMASGGKSIPKMGATGFAYRIAEQFGLPVTETRPALVPLTLEPNLLGELSELSGVAVDADVACGKTRFHEALLFTHRGLSGPSILQISSYWREGDEIQLSLEPGVDILEHLKTAKRENGRQQVQTVLAQYLPKRLAQYLAETAKLERPLADLPDKALSSLSERIRRWPIKPAGSEGYRTAEVTLGGVDTDALDSRSMQAKTVPGLYFIGECVDVTGWLGGYNFQWAWASGHAAGEAV; from the coding sequence ATGGCCAGCAACTACGACGTCGCGATCATCGGAGCCGGTGCCGCCGGCATGATGGCGGCTTTCACAGCGGGTCAGCGGGGCAAATCCGTCATCGTTCTCGACCATGCCAAGGCGCCTGGTGAAAAGATCCGCATCTCCGGTGGCGGCCGCTGCAACTTCACCAATCTTCATGCCGGCCCTAAGAATTACATTTCTGAGAATCCGCATTTCGCCAAGTCGGCGCTCGCCCGCTACACACCTTATGATTTCATCGCCATGGTCGACCGCCACAAGATCGCCTGGCACGAAAAGACCCTTGGCCAACTCTTCTGCGATGACAGCGCCAAGGACATCATCCGCATGCTGCTCGAAGAAATGCGCGCGGTGCATGTCGACCTGAAACTCTCCTGCGAAATTTCCGAAGTTGAAAAGGGCCCGGACGGTTTCCGCCTCTCCACGAGTGAAGGACCGATCCGTGCCGCAAGCCTGGTGATGGCATCAGGCGGCAAGTCGATCCCCAAGATGGGCGCGACCGGCTTTGCCTATCGCATCGCCGAGCAGTTCGGCCTGCCCGTCACCGAAACCCGGCCGGCTCTCGTGCCTCTCACGCTCGAGCCTAATCTCCTGGGCGAACTGTCGGAGCTCTCCGGCGTCGCCGTCGATGCCGATGTCGCTTGCGGCAAGACCCGCTTCCATGAGGCGCTCCTCTTTACCCATCGCGGACTGTCCGGCCCTTCCATCCTGCAGATATCAAGCTATTGGCGGGAAGGCGACGAGATCCAGCTCTCGTTAGAGCCTGGCGTCGATATCCTCGAACACCTGAAGACGGCCAAGCGCGAAAACGGCCGACAGCAGGTCCAGACCGTGCTTGCCCAGTATCTGCCCAAGCGCCTCGCTCAATATCTCGCGGAGACCGCCAAGCTGGAACGTCCGCTCGCCGATCTCCCCGACAAGGCCTTGTCATCGCTTTCCGAGCGCATCCGCCGCTGGCCGATCAAGCCTGCGGGATCGGAAGGCTACCGCACGGCCGAAGTGACGCTCGGCGGCGTCGACACCGACGCGCTCGACAGCCGTAGCATGCAGGCGAAAACCGTGCCGGGCCTCTACTTCATCGGTGAGTGCGTCGATGTCACCGGCTGGCTCGGAGGCTATAATTTCCAGTGGGCCTGGGCTTCGGGTCATGCGGCCGGCGAGGCCGTCTGA
- a CDS encoding methyl-accepting chemotaxis protein, with amino-acid sequence MLIDQILSRFSISTKVLAFVLPFVLSITAVGLMGLYASGLLQQRMEISNGTMRSLNGFRNVNAAMTHFLDQTSEETRSAVLDQLASQQSTLTQNISEIGADGTGRNFLDEAIAGTGAVNEKIDALWQLHEAEVKLAASIQDHLTGLMAQQIRVSDEAQKLQRAVVGGENDAKGALKEAERLSSGAKHLSEVFKGFFSAGIPEEQFPYLQKQLPELVKTQRKIANALPTESRDMGKALLASINEIKARVATGDMSLENGRAVGSIISGFRGFEATLSAGAAVKYAESVQKFAAVETGAVQAADVLVGSRTLIADVYDLRIMTATFLNVKDDKTREPILRQIKLIGDNLAVLGGSIADKAFYDSLTGAITPLLASLTADTEALVKTSADRIASFDQASRTMDAIWASLTSFADLQKDVAGTERQEANRLSIGTMIAGVMLAVIGGIALVLTLQRPITRITTTMQRLAEGDLEAGIAGDKRGDEIGAMARALAVFKTNARTKLEIESERQREQMEAEAERRRNDEEKQALDREIEHAVGKLAQALERLANGDISFEIEGRFHGRLEQLRNDFNLSLSRLRDTMHQISGNVDQIQNNGRQMAQSALDLARRTEQQAASLEETAAAVDEITAAVRSSSERAEMVNGVVREAKKNADESAVVVGSAISAMGRIEEASRQISNIIGVIDEIAFQTNLLALNAGVEAARAGEAGKGFAVVAQEVRELAQRSAGAAKEIKALINRSAEEVASGSTHVQQTGTVLSRIGGQIAMISEHIEKIAETSSEQSGALQEVNGAVGRMDQMTQQNAAMVEEATAATQDLSAQTDQLRDLLQQFRIESDRQRSVDRAA; translated from the coding sequence ATGTTGATCGATCAAATACTGTCGCGCTTTTCGATTTCGACCAAGGTCCTGGCCTTTGTGCTGCCCTTCGTCCTGTCGATCACCGCAGTCGGTCTCATGGGCCTCTACGCATCTGGCCTCCTGCAGCAGCGGATGGAAATTTCCAACGGCACGATGCGTTCGCTGAACGGCTTCCGAAACGTCAATGCCGCCATGACCCACTTCCTTGATCAGACCTCTGAGGAAACGCGCAGCGCCGTGCTGGACCAGCTCGCGTCCCAGCAGTCGACGCTCACGCAGAACATCTCCGAAATCGGTGCCGACGGCACGGGTCGCAACTTCCTCGACGAGGCGATCGCTGGCACGGGCGCCGTCAACGAGAAGATCGATGCGCTCTGGCAGCTGCACGAGGCAGAGGTGAAGCTGGCCGCATCGATCCAGGACCACCTGACGGGCCTGATGGCGCAGCAGATCCGCGTGTCGGACGAGGCGCAGAAACTGCAGCGCGCCGTCGTCGGTGGTGAAAACGATGCCAAGGGCGCGCTGAAGGAAGCCGAGCGCCTGTCTTCTGGCGCCAAGCATCTCTCAGAGGTCTTCAAGGGCTTCTTCTCTGCCGGCATTCCGGAAGAGCAATTCCCCTACCTGCAGAAGCAATTGCCTGAACTGGTGAAGACCCAGCGCAAGATCGCCAATGCACTGCCCACTGAAAGCAGGGATATGGGCAAGGCCCTCCTGGCTTCGATCAACGAGATCAAGGCGAGAGTCGCGACCGGCGACATGAGCCTCGAGAACGGCCGCGCCGTTGGCTCGATCATTTCCGGCTTCCGCGGCTTCGAAGCGACGCTCAGCGCCGGTGCCGCCGTCAAATATGCAGAATCCGTTCAGAAATTCGCAGCTGTCGAGACCGGCGCCGTACAGGCGGCCGATGTTCTCGTCGGCAGCCGCACCCTGATCGCTGACGTCTACGATCTGCGCATCATGACCGCCACCTTCCTTAATGTGAAGGACGACAAGACCCGCGAACCGATCCTGCGCCAGATCAAGCTGATCGGCGACAATCTCGCCGTTCTCGGTGGCAGCATCGCCGACAAAGCCTTCTACGACAGCCTGACGGGAGCCATCACGCCGCTGCTTGCCTCGCTCACTGCCGATACCGAAGCCCTCGTGAAGACGAGCGCCGACCGTATCGCGAGCTTCGATCAGGCGAGCCGCACTATGGACGCCATCTGGGCGTCGCTCACCTCCTTTGCTGATCTGCAGAAGGATGTTGCCGGCACCGAGCGCCAGGAAGCAAACCGCCTGTCGATCGGCACCATGATCGCTGGCGTCATGCTCGCCGTCATTGGCGGTATCGCCCTGGTCCTGACCCTGCAGCGTCCGATCACCCGCATCACCACAACCATGCAGCGTCTGGCCGAAGGTGACCTCGAAGCCGGTATTGCCGGCGACAAGCGCGGTGACGAGATCGGCGCCATGGCTCGCGCACTCGCCGTCTTCAAGACGAATGCCCGTACCAAGCTCGAAATCGAATCCGAGCGGCAGCGCGAGCAGATGGAAGCGGAAGCCGAGCGGCGCCGCAACGACGAGGAAAAGCAGGCGCTCGACCGGGAGATCGAGCATGCTGTCGGCAAGCTCGCCCAGGCCCTGGAGCGGCTTGCCAATGGCGACATCTCCTTCGAGATCGAAGGCCGTTTCCACGGACGTTTGGAACAGCTCCGCAACGACTTCAACCTGTCGCTGTCGCGCCTTCGCGATACCATGCACCAGATCTCTGGCAATGTTGACCAGATCCAGAACAACGGCCGTCAGATGGCGCAGTCTGCGCTCGATCTCGCCCGTCGCACCGAGCAGCAGGCAGCCTCGCTTGAGGAGACCGCCGCTGCCGTCGATGAGATCACGGCCGCCGTCCGCTCGTCCTCGGAGCGCGCCGAAATGGTGAACGGCGTCGTCCGCGAAGCGAAGAAGAACGCCGACGAATCCGCCGTCGTCGTCGGCAGCGCGATTTCCGCCATGGGCCGTATCGAGGAGGCCTCGCGGCAAATCTCCAACATCATCGGCGTGATCGACGAGATCGCCTTCCAGACGAACCTGCTCGCCCTCAACGCCGGTGTCGAAGCCGCCCGCGCCGGTGAGGCCGGCAAGGGCTTTGCCGTCGTCGCTCAGGAAGTGCGCGAACTTGCGCAGCGCTCGGCCGGTGCCGCAAAGGAAATCAAGGCGCTCATCAACCGTTCGGCCGAAGAGGTGGCGAGCGGCTCCACCCATGTTCAGCAGACGGGCACCGTGCTCTCGCGCATCGGCGGCCAGATCGCCATGATCAGCGAGCATATCGAGAAGATCGCCGAGACGAGCAGCGAACAGTCTGGCGCGCTGCAGGAGGTCAATGGTGCCGTCGGTCGCATGGACCAGATGACCCAGCAGAATGCCGCGATGGTAGAGGAGGCGACTGCCGCCACCCAGGACCTCTCGGCCCAGACAGATCAGCTGCGGGATCTGCTCCAGCAGTTCCGCATCGAATCCGATCGTCAGCGGTCTGTCGACCGCGCCGCCTGA
- a CDS encoding LysR family transcriptional regulator codes for MKDITWDAYQLFLAVARHGGLSAAAEATGLSAATLGRRMVELEHALGRELFLRSQTGYRLTSDGSQLLEHLLELEVGSRRVEEWRRGKAGQSLVRISLGTWIAWLLCQNMAVIRTPRDEFRIDLHVAEQRARLSHRESDIGIRAFEPEEPNLAAIPAGEVAYAAYKARNREWMGPEPWVAVDDENAVSAYLRWPRQNAPERIVATVNRPRSLRDLVRAGAGVGVLPCFVGDLDPTLERVGEEIPELRHRQWIVINNDDRHRSDIRLVADRLAKLLKSHRDVLAGKRPSTSS; via the coding sequence ATGAAAGACATCACCTGGGACGCCTATCAATTATTCCTGGCCGTTGCGCGACATGGCGGGCTTTCGGCCGCCGCAGAAGCCACGGGTCTGAGTGCAGCCACGCTCGGCCGGCGCATGGTCGAGCTCGAGCATGCTCTGGGCCGGGAGCTCTTCCTGCGCAGTCAGACCGGTTATCGCCTGACCAGCGATGGCAGCCAGCTTCTCGAACATCTCCTTGAACTCGAAGTCGGCAGCAGACGGGTGGAGGAGTGGCGGCGTGGCAAGGCCGGCCAGTCCCTGGTACGCATCAGTCTCGGCACCTGGATCGCCTGGCTGCTTTGCCAGAACATGGCGGTCATCCGCACCCCGCGCGACGAGTTCCGCATCGACCTGCATGTCGCCGAGCAGCGCGCCAGGCTGTCGCATCGGGAGAGCGACATCGGCATCCGCGCCTTTGAACCTGAAGAGCCGAACCTAGCCGCGATCCCCGCGGGTGAGGTCGCCTATGCGGCTTACAAGGCACGCAACAGGGAATGGATGGGGCCAGAGCCCTGGGTCGCGGTCGATGACGAGAATGCCGTCTCGGCCTATCTGCGCTGGCCGCGCCAGAACGCGCCCGAGCGCATCGTCGCGACGGTCAATCGCCCGCGGTCACTGAGGGATCTGGTCAGGGCAGGGGCCGGTGTCGGCGTGCTTCCCTGCTTCGTTGGGGATCTCGATCCGACGCTTGAGCGGGTTGGCGAGGAAATCCCGGAACTGCGCCATCGCCAGTGGATCGTCATCAACAATGACGATCGTCATCGAAGCGATATCCGCTTGGTGGCCGATCGGCTCGCAAAACTGTTGAAGTCGCATCGGGATGTTCTGGCGGGCAAGCGCCCCAGCACCAGCAGCTGA
- a CDS encoding SMc00767 family acetate metabolism repressor, whose product MTPQTRVKERAEEQSSAMSTDQQAMIRMLANDLHRLNHSIMKAVDAGVSVELVRSARHHGGDGNWGDLLIPVIVTQGSHQAA is encoded by the coding sequence ATGACACCCCAGACCCGAGTCAAGGAACGCGCCGAAGAACAGTCCTCGGCCATGAGCACCGATCAGCAGGCGATGATCCGCATGCTGGCCAACGACCTGCACCGTCTCAACCATTCGATCATGAAGGCCGTCGATGCCGGCGTTTCGGTCGAACTGGTCCGCTCGGCCCGCCATCACGGCGGCGACGGCAACTGGGGTGATCTCTTGATCCCCGTCATCGTGACCCAGGGCAGCCATCAGGCCGCCTGA
- the aceA gene encoding isocitrate lyase, with translation MTEFYNLVPNAPKGRYDGIDRPYTAADVQRLRGSVEIKYTLAEMGANRLWQLINEEPFINALGALSGNQAMQMVRAGLKAIYLSGWQVAADANTASAMYPDQSLYPANAAPELAKRINRTLQRADQIETQEGKGLSVDTWFAPIVADAEAGFGGPLNAFEIMKAFIEAGAAGVHFEDQLASEKKCGHLGGKVLIPTAAHIRNLTAARLAADIMGVPTLIVARTDAEAAKLLTSDIDERDQPFVDYDAGRTAEGFYQVKNGIEPCIARAIAYAPYCDMIWMETGKPDLEQARKFAEAVHKVHPGKKLAYNCSPSFNWKKNLDDATIAKFQRELGAMGYKFQFITLAGFHQLNFGMFELARGYKNRQMAAYSELQEAEFAAEVNGYTATKHQREVGTGYFDAVSLAITAGQSSTTAMKESTETEQFKPAAE, from the coding sequence ATGACTGAATTTTACAATCTCGTTCCGAATGCCCCCAAGGGCCGCTATGACGGCATCGATCGTCCCTACACTGCAGCAGACGTACAGCGCCTGCGCGGCTCGGTCGAGATCAAGTATACGCTTGCCGAAATGGGCGCCAACCGCCTGTGGCAGCTGATCAACGAAGAGCCCTTCATCAACGCACTCGGCGCGCTCTCCGGCAACCAGGCCATGCAGATGGTTCGCGCTGGCCTCAAGGCCATCTATCTCTCCGGTTGGCAGGTTGCTGCCGACGCCAACACGGCTTCGGCCATGTATCCGGACCAGTCGCTCTATCCGGCCAATGCAGCACCGGAGCTTGCCAAGCGCATCAACCGCACACTGCAGCGTGCCGACCAGATCGAAACGCAGGAAGGCAAGGGCCTTTCGGTCGATACCTGGTTCGCCCCGATCGTCGCAGACGCTGAAGCCGGTTTCGGCGGACCGTTGAACGCCTTCGAGATCATGAAGGCCTTTATCGAAGCCGGCGCTGCGGGCGTGCACTTCGAAGACCAGCTCGCCTCTGAAAAGAAATGCGGTCATCTCGGCGGCAAGGTTCTGATCCCGACGGCCGCCCATATCCGCAACCTGACGGCTGCCCGTCTGGCTGCCGATATCATGGGTGTTCCGACGCTGATCGTTGCCCGTACTGATGCGGAAGCTGCCAAGCTTCTGACCTCCGACATCGATGAGCGCGACCAGCCCTTCGTCGACTACGATGCCGGCCGCACGGCGGAGGGTTTCTATCAGGTGAAGAACGGCATCGAACCCTGCATTGCCCGTGCAATCGCCTATGCGCCCTACTGCGACATGATCTGGATGGAGACCGGCAAGCCGGATCTCGAACAGGCCCGCAAGTTCGCAGAGGCCGTGCACAAGGTCCATCCGGGCAAGAAGCTCGCCTATAACTGCTCGCCTTCGTTCAACTGGAAGAAGAACCTGGACGACGCCACGATCGCGAAGTTCCAGCGGGAACTCGGTGCGATGGGCTACAAGTTCCAGTTCATCACGCTTGCCGGCTTCCACCAGCTGAACTTCGGCATGTTCGAACTGGCGCGCGGCTACAAGAATCGCCAGATGGCCGCCTATTCGGAGCTGCAGGAGGCGGAATTCGCGGCTGAGGTCAATGGTTACACCGCGACCAAGCACCAGCGCGAAGTCGGCACCGGTTACTTCGACGCCGTCTCGCTCGCCATCACCGCCGGCCAGTCCTCGACGACCGCGATGAAGGAATCGACCGAAACCGAGCAGTTCAAGCCGGCTGCTGAGTAA
- a CDS encoding helix-turn-helix domain-containing protein, producing MAERKIFAGPRVRRIRNGLGLTQTAMAEALEISPSYLNLIERNQRPLTVQLLLKLASVYKVDLDELQGEAGGSTSQLREVFADPLLSGELPGDQELIEVAEAAPNAASGIVKLYRAYREQAARLSDLADLLAREGHETSLSGARLPIDEVREVFERRPNYFARLDEAAETFHAGLNLAPGDDLAVALKAWLRSTHGIVVRALPVQTMPSLRRRYDRHSMRLFLSERLSPFDQLREVAMEVVLLALSDDVQAELDALGLSSGEARRIARFELARYTAHALMMPYGAFLSAAIRARYDIDVLRARFNVSFEQAANRLTMLQRPGAAGVSFFMMEIDNAGNRFRRAGATGFPHSKFGGGCPKLNVHAAFAQPGQVLVEQVEMPDGSGFVTISRTLEGPQAGFGERIRRTALLVGCDAASREEVAYAAALPDRSQPAISIGPACRLCERSGCLARAEPPLTRPLGLDEMVTGLSAFDFQ from the coding sequence TTGGCAGAGCGCAAGATTTTCGCGGGCCCGCGCGTCCGCCGCATCAGAAACGGCCTTGGCCTCACCCAGACGGCTATGGCCGAGGCGCTGGAAATCTCGCCGTCCTATCTCAATCTGATCGAGCGCAATCAGCGGCCGCTCACGGTCCAGCTGCTCCTCAAGCTCGCCTCGGTCTACAAGGTTGATCTGGACGAGCTGCAGGGTGAGGCCGGTGGATCAACGAGCCAGCTGCGCGAGGTCTTCGCCGACCCCCTTCTGTCGGGCGAACTGCCCGGCGATCAGGAGCTGATCGAAGTGGCAGAAGCGGCCCCCAATGCCGCGAGCGGCATCGTCAAGCTCTACAGGGCTTACCGCGAGCAGGCGGCCCGGCTCTCCGATCTCGCCGATCTTCTGGCCCGCGAGGGGCACGAAACGTCTCTGTCGGGCGCCCGCCTGCCGATCGATGAGGTGAGAGAAGTCTTCGAACGCCGGCCCAACTATTTCGCGCGCCTTGATGAAGCCGCCGAGACCTTCCATGCGGGTCTGAACCTTGCGCCCGGTGATGATCTCGCGGTCGCGCTGAAGGCTTGGCTGCGCTCCACCCATGGCATCGTGGTTCGCGCCTTGCCGGTTCAGACCATGCCGTCGCTGCGCCGCCGTTACGACCGCCATTCCATGCGTCTCTTCCTCTCCGAGCGGCTGTCTCCCTTCGATCAGTTGCGCGAAGTGGCGATGGAGGTCGTGCTTCTGGCGCTGAGCGATGATGTCCAGGCTGAACTGGATGCGCTGGGGCTGTCCTCCGGCGAGGCGCGCCGGATCGCCCGTTTCGAGCTGGCACGTTATACGGCGCATGCCCTGATGATGCCCTACGGCGCCTTTCTCTCGGCCGCGATCCGCGCCCGCTACGACATCGACGTGCTGCGTGCCCGTTTCAATGTCTCCTTCGAGCAGGCCGCCAACCGCCTGACCATGCTTCAGCGCCCGGGTGCTGCGGGCGTGTCCTTCTTCATGATGGAAATCGACAATGCGGGAAACCGTTTCCGCCGCGCCGGTGCGACAGGCTTCCCGCATTCGAAATTCGGTGGCGGCTGTCCAAAGCTGAACGTCCACGCCGCCTTTGCCCAGCCGGGCCAGGTCCTGGTCGAGCAGGTGGAAATGCCGGATGGCAGTGGTTTCGTGACGATTTCACGGACCCTTGAAGGTCCGCAGGCCGGTTTTGGCGAACGTATCAGACGCACGGCACTCCTGGTCGGCTGTGACGCCGCGAGCCGCGAAGAGGTGGCCTATGCCGCCGCTTTGCCCGATCGATCCCAGCCGGCAATTTCGATCGGGCCTGCATGCCGGCTATGCGAACGTTCTGGCTGCCTGGCGCGCGCCGAGCCGCCTCTCACCCGCCCGCTGGGCCTCGACGAGATGGTGACTGGGCTCTCCGCCTTCGATTTCCAATGA